One Sediminicola sp. YIK13 DNA segment encodes these proteins:
- a CDS encoding mechanosensitive ion channel family protein: protein MAQYLKNIPEKLLTSLEENWTMFIKQIPGILIAILIVALGILISKKIGNLSRKVISKRSDDPIMVNFLTKGIKLLLYTIFIMYALEVAGLQSIATGILTAAGASAVIIGFAFRDIGENFISGIILSFNRPFNVNETVSIGEIFGKVKSIEFRYTKLRTFDGRDVYIPNSDVIKKPVYNYTEDGFYRFDFLVGIAYENNIGEAEKLIKQIVKNTKGTYEDDTHRNFIVADELAVNSVNLKVHFWINTFEYGKEALVIKGKVISNVKEALVQEGFSLPANIQELKLYNTQSSIPVSVSHSKIEGEE, encoded by the coding sequence ATGGCCCAATATTTAAAGAATATTCCAGAAAAGCTTTTAACCTCTTTGGAGGAAAATTGGACCATGTTCATCAAGCAAATCCCCGGCATACTTATCGCCATTCTCATAGTAGCCTTAGGTATTTTGATCTCCAAAAAAATTGGCAATCTGTCTCGTAAAGTCATTTCCAAAAGATCAGATGACCCAATCATGGTTAATTTCTTGACCAAAGGAATCAAGTTGCTATTGTACACTATATTTATCATGTACGCTTTGGAGGTAGCAGGACTACAGAGCATTGCCACTGGAATTCTTACCGCCGCAGGTGCCTCTGCTGTAATCATAGGTTTTGCCTTTAGGGATATAGGGGAAAACTTTATTTCTGGTATTATCCTTTCTTTCAACAGACCGTTTAACGTAAATGAAACCGTGAGCATAGGTGAGATTTTTGGAAAGGTAAAAAGCATTGAATTCCGATATACCAAGCTAAGGACCTTTGATGGCCGTGATGTATACATTCCAAATAGCGATGTTATTAAAAAACCAGTTTATAATTATACCGAAGATGGATTCTATAGGTTCGATTTCTTGGTGGGCATAGCCTATGAGAATAATATAGGGGAAGCAGAAAAATTGATCAAACAGATCGTTAAAAATACCAAGGGCACCTATGAAGATGACACCCACCGCAATTTTATTGTGGCAGATGAGTTAGCCGTTAACTCCGTAAACCTCAAAGTACATTTTTGGATCAATACATTTGAATACGGCAAAGAAGCATTGGTGATAAAAGGAAAAGTAATATCCAATGTAAAAGAAGCACTTGTACAGGAAGGGTTTAGCCTTCCCGCAAATATCCAAGAATTAAAGCTTTATAATACCCAATCTTCCATTCCCGTTAGTGTATCCCATTCCAAAATTGAGGGTGAAGAATAA
- a CDS encoding saccharopine dehydrogenase family protein, which produces MKAHYNIIIAGAGGIAEAAGLILAEWSTVSPTIYIGNRTLEKAQRVSEWIKVGTTKSCEVVPFLLDAHTITDEMKRIFEKGDALLDCLPGSLAPKMAQFAKDFGLYYANLTEYVAETDQIIKLAKNADSGFVLQTGLAPGYINVSANHLFQEFCRDFEVEAVDTLEFKVGALTINAVAPHYYGFTWSPIGVATEYVKDAIAIRDFEKVSLPALSESKVIIINGTAFEEDLTSGGAADLPDALKGKVRSLDYKTLRHPGHYAWVADQLSKIDPKINPIQKLQRIMLDSIPHVEDDQIVLYAAVQGNDSKGTLRRRETSKIIYPQKVGHHELRAIQTTTAVPLIQSIQWLLENRSKGITLQSTLSPKEFLNGAYIVPVYGNV; this is translated from the coding sequence ATGAAAGCGCACTACAACATAATTATTGCTGGTGCCGGTGGTATAGCCGAAGCTGCCGGACTTATCCTTGCAGAATGGAGCACAGTGTCGCCAACCATTTACATTGGCAACCGTACCCTAGAAAAGGCCCAAAGGGTATCTGAATGGATTAAGGTTGGCACTACAAAATCATGTGAGGTTGTTCCGTTTCTATTGGATGCACATACTATTACCGATGAAATGAAGAGGATATTTGAAAAAGGGGATGCCTTACTGGATTGTCTTCCGGGGAGTTTAGCCCCAAAAATGGCACAATTTGCCAAAGATTTTGGCCTTTATTACGCCAATCTTACTGAATATGTTGCAGAAACCGACCAAATTATAAAGTTAGCTAAAAATGCAGATTCAGGTTTTGTCCTACAGACAGGACTTGCTCCAGGGTACATTAATGTATCGGCCAACCACCTATTCCAAGAATTCTGCAGAGATTTTGAAGTTGAGGCGGTGGATACCTTGGAATTTAAAGTTGGGGCTTTGACCATTAATGCTGTAGCTCCACATTATTATGGATTTACCTGGAGTCCTATTGGGGTAGCCACAGAATATGTTAAAGATGCCATAGCCATCCGTGATTTTGAAAAGGTAAGCCTCCCAGCCCTCTCAGAAAGCAAGGTAATCATCATAAACGGCACGGCATTTGAAGAAGACCTTACTTCTGGTGGTGCTGCAGATTTACCTGATGCATTGAAAGGCAAGGTAAGGTCCCTTGATTACAAAACCTTGCGACATCCAGGGCATTATGCTTGGGTAGCGGATCAATTATCTAAAATAGATCCTAAAATAAATCCTATCCAAAAGCTACAACGGATAATGTTGGACTCCATTCCTCATGTTGAAGATGATCAAATAGTGCTTTATGCAGCTGTGCAGGGCAACGATTCAAAGGGAACCTTGCGCAGACGGGAAACATCCAAGATTATTTACCCACAAAAGGTTGGCCACCATGAATTAAGGGCCATACAGACCACAACTGCGGTACCTTTGATACAATCCATCCAATGGTTATTGGAAAACAGGTCCAAAGGAATTACCCTCCAAAGTACACTGTCTCCCAAAGAATTTTTAAATGGAGCATATATAGTGCCTGTTTATGGCAACGTTTAA
- a CDS encoding GAF domain-containing sensor histidine kinase, protein MLSNLNTNLRKDVDAINKITVVPYLLEVICKSTGMGFAAIARVTETNWVTCRVQDEINFGLKPGDELAIETTFCNQVRQHKEPVIINEVATDEQYKTHPIPLQYGFQSYISVPIYRRDGSFFGTLCAIDTKPLIVDTPEIRGMFKLYSELISFHLEAVEELDRVSANLLEERKIAELRETFIAILGHDLRNPVSTTRMCADILLKISTDATALRQAEIIKATTYRMQGLIDNLLDFAMGHLGDGIQLELTSDNILLQKVLEQVMQEMKTLDSHHEIKESIRLIRPVNCDFNRVAQLFSNLLGNAIKHGAENQPIEVDIYSSEKEFVLSVSNAGEKISDTAMGNLFKPFFSENANRNKRSLGLGLYISSEIAKAHGGQLSAKSTQKKTTFTFNLPL, encoded by the coding sequence ATGCTTTCCAATTTGAACACAAATCTTCGTAAAGATGTAGATGCCATCAACAAAATAACTGTTGTCCCCTATTTGTTAGAGGTTATCTGCAAGAGCACCGGTATGGGTTTTGCTGCCATTGCAAGGGTCACAGAAACAAATTGGGTGACTTGTAGGGTTCAGGATGAGATTAATTTTGGTCTCAAACCCGGTGATGAATTGGCAATTGAAACCACCTTTTGCAATCAGGTACGGCAGCATAAAGAACCCGTGATCATTAATGAAGTAGCTACGGACGAGCAGTACAAGACTCATCCGATCCCATTGCAGTATGGTTTCCAGAGCTATATTTCTGTGCCTATTTACAGAAGGGATGGTAGTTTTTTTGGCACCCTATGCGCTATAGATACAAAGCCATTAATTGTTGATACCCCGGAAATTAGGGGAATGTTCAAGTTATATTCCGAACTTATCTCTTTTCATTTAGAGGCGGTAGAAGAGTTGGATCGGGTTTCCGCCAATCTGTTAGAGGAACGGAAGATTGCCGAACTTAGGGAAACATTTATTGCAATTCTAGGTCATGACCTAAGAAATCCAGTGAGCACTACGAGGATGTGTGCCGATATATTATTGAAAATTTCAACTGATGCAACCGCTTTACGGCAAGCTGAGATTATTAAAGCCACCACGTATCGTATGCAAGGGCTGATTGATAATCTATTGGATTTTGCCATGGGACATTTGGGAGATGGAATTCAATTAGAGCTTACAAGTGATAATATCTTGTTACAAAAGGTTTTAGAACAGGTAATGCAAGAAATGAAAACGTTAGATTCCCATCACGAGATAAAAGAATCCATACGTTTAATAAGGCCCGTAAATTGCGATTTCAATAGGGTAGCACAACTATTTTCCAATCTATTGGGGAATGCTATAAAACATGGAGCTGAGAACCAACCCATAGAAGTGGATATTTATTCTTCGGAAAAAGAATTTGTCCTTTCCGTAAGCAACGCGGGCGAAAAAATTTCAGATACAGCAATGGGAAATCTCTTTAAGCCCTTTTTCTCCGAAAATGCCAATCGTAACAAAAGAAGTTTAGGATTAGGGTTGTACATATCCTCTGAAATTGCAAAAGCACATGGAGGACAACTTAGTGCAAAATCCACACAGAAGAAAACCACGTTTACTTTTAACCTCCCCCTGTAG
- a CDS encoding GAF domain-containing protein codes for MDKELEHRRIMALKRYEILDSPMDGCYDEITSLASKIFDVPIAIISLVDTDRIWFKSSYGLDIEEITRDPGLCSSAIISNEVYVIENARVDPRTMANPLVAGVMGLQFYAAAPLTTSDGYNLGTICIIDQNPRTLNGKEASILLHLSRIVMDHFEIKLQARNMLKDLHTKV; via the coding sequence ATGGATAAAGAATTGGAACATAGAAGAATCATGGCGCTTAAAAGGTATGAAATCCTTGATTCACCCATGGATGGCTGCTATGATGAGATCACTTCTTTGGCATCCAAGATTTTTGATGTTCCCATTGCGATTATCAGTTTGGTGGATACTGATAGGATCTGGTTCAAATCCTCTTATGGACTAGATATAGAAGAAATAACGAGAGATCCTGGACTTTGCAGTTCTGCTATTATATCCAACGAAGTTTATGTTATTGAAAATGCGAGGGTTGATCCACGAACCATGGCGAACCCATTGGTTGCAGGGGTCATGGGTCTTCAATTTTATGCCGCAGCCCCCCTTACCACCTCAGATGGATATAATTTGGGAACTATTTGCATCATTGATCAAAATCCCAGAACCTTAAACGGAAAGGAAGCTTCTATCTTACTTCATTTATCCAGAATCGTCATGGATCATTTTGAAATTAAACTTCAAGCAAGAAATATGTTGAAAGATCTTCATACCAAAGTATAA
- a CDS encoding GNAT family N-acetyltransferase, with amino-acid sequence MNQNFIIREAKPSEFNEIGDLLVLVYSQLKGFPAPEEQPAYYERLQHIGKFTDYPSTKLIVAIAPEGNIGGAVVYFGDMSYYGSGGTATKETNASGFRLLGVDPALRGLGLGKRLTETCIQKARAEKQHQLIIHSTKAMQTAWKMYENMGFVRSLDLDFKQGELDVFGFRLNLE; translated from the coding sequence ATGAATCAGAATTTTATAATTAGAGAGGCCAAGCCATCGGAATTTAATGAGATCGGAGACTTATTGGTCCTGGTCTATTCACAACTAAAGGGATTTCCCGCTCCGGAAGAACAACCAGCGTATTACGAACGGTTGCAACACATTGGGAAATTTACCGATTATCCGAGTACAAAATTAATAGTGGCAATAGCTCCAGAAGGCAATATAGGCGGTGCTGTTGTCTATTTTGGGGACATGTCCTATTACGGGTCGGGAGGTACGGCTACCAAGGAAACCAATGCCTCAGGATTCCGTTTGTTAGGCGTAGATCCTGCATTAAGAGGCCTTGGACTTGGCAAACGCCTTACAGAAACATGTATTCAGAAAGCGAGGGCTGAAAAGCAACATCAATTGATCATACATTCAACAAAGGCTATGCAGACTGCTTGGAAAATGTATGAGAACATGGGATTTGTTCGATCCCTCGATCTAGATTTTAAGCAAGGTGAATTGGATGTATTTGGTTTTCGCTTGAATCTTGAATAA
- a CDS encoding NAD(P)-dependent oxidoreductase: protein MFNDQLNSQLNQFHMKILIIGGTGKTGRHIIEQALQKGHYVTVLARNPTKLKLEHPNLKTLQGNVLQRKEVAAAVKGQDAVLSALGHKRFIIPSSILSKGTTNLIDTMEEYNVKRLVCVTSLGINDSRFRLGLYYTLFVIPVILLFYFMDKSKQEKLIRASTLDWTIVRPAQLTNGKMRATYKHGLNLGNYILTKMISREDVAHFMLQQLSDKQYVHKAVGLHY, encoded by the coding sequence ATATTTAATGATCAACTTAACAGTCAGTTAAATCAGTTTCATATGAAAATCTTAATTATTGGGGGTACAGGAAAGACTGGAAGGCACATCATTGAACAGGCATTGCAAAAAGGCCATTATGTAACAGTCTTAGCCCGTAACCCTACCAAATTAAAATTGGAACACCCCAATTTGAAGACATTGCAAGGAAATGTACTCCAAAGGAAAGAGGTTGCCGCTGCTGTAAAAGGACAAGACGCGGTTTTATCGGCCCTGGGCCATAAGCGTTTTATTATTCCTTCCTCCATCCTATCCAAAGGAACGACCAATCTTATCGATACAATGGAAGAATATAATGTAAAGCGTTTGGTCTGCGTTACCTCCTTGGGCATCAATGATAGTAGGTTTAGGCTTGGACTCTATTACACCCTATTTGTAATTCCTGTAATCCTCTTATTTTATTTTATGGATAAATCCAAGCAAGAAAAACTCATCAGGGCAAGTACACTGGATTGGACCATCGTTAGACCAGCACAATTGACCAATGGAAAAATGCGGGCAACATATAAACACGGTCTCAATTTGGGCAATTATATCCTTACCAAAATGATCTCGAGGGAAGATGTTGCCCACTTTATGTTGCAACAACTTTCCGATAAACAATATGTACATAAAGCAGTTGGACTGCATTATTAA